A single window of Cytobacillus dafuensis DNA harbors:
- a CDS encoding UvrD-helicase domain-containing protein: MKTTMLHNKMIHLDRIDRETFQSIYENGKKGLLVCPECGEKVRFYIGIEKEPHFYHIMDKDTKCRDSTMIESSPSHEEYSEFNGFRMPVSRTITSVKESEITYKNAQAVKNIPPFTPIKQLDTTYSNKYIQDLWDSGIMLDFAQSDAVSCIDGPLLVLAGAGSGKTRVLTTRTAYMICERKIDPKSIMLVTFTAKAAAEMKKRLIMYPQMGQKSIQQIVTGTFHSIFYRILVFHNPEKWASHKLLSKGWQREQLIKQVGRSLNIDEKEFAIDLALQQISYWKNSLIPPLKVKPESAWEERVALLYEQYEQLKDNEGYFDFDDMLVGCYILFQNEPSVLKKYQDRFQYLLIDEFQDINKVQYELMKMISAKSRNICAVGDDDQSIYAFRGSDPKYLLDFEKDFPGANIMKLNQNYRSAHEIVSTANQVIVQNKLRHSKKMNAQFSGEKLPILFYPYDEEEEATSIVTDIQEKIALGFEPQNFAILFRTNSGSRAVFERLANSSLPFKIEQDAESFYDRFIVKSMLSFLQLSINEEDQNAIKNILPALFVKQTAMKDLIAESILKDCSLLECLKYIKTGFSFQEQKLRKVIPVIRSISKLSPQTAITNIEKELGYQDFIKKRGNEGNKMERGSDDLKDLKVAAKNFTTIQEFLDHVEHMRAMNNEIKQMSKKNQHAITLSTIHRAKGLEYKVVYIIGANEGTLPHEYALESYRNGDYSPMEEERRLMYVAMTRAMEYLYISIPEKNRGKKSNPSRFLTPITNIHRIK, from the coding sequence ATGAAAACTACGATGCTACATAATAAAATGATTCATCTTGATAGAATTGATAGAGAAACGTTTCAATCCATTTATGAAAATGGAAAAAAGGGACTACTCGTTTGTCCTGAATGTGGTGAAAAGGTTAGGTTCTACATTGGAATTGAAAAAGAGCCTCACTTTTATCATATTATGGATAAAGACACGAAATGCAGAGATTCTACTATGATCGAATCTTCTCCTTCCCATGAAGAATACTCGGAATTCAATGGATTTAGAATGCCCGTATCTCGTACCATTACATCTGTGAAGGAATCAGAAATAACTTATAAAAATGCACAAGCTGTTAAAAATATCCCTCCATTCACTCCGATTAAACAATTGGATACCACCTATTCTAATAAGTACATACAGGATCTGTGGGATTCAGGTATCATGCTTGATTTCGCTCAATCGGATGCTGTTTCCTGTATCGATGGCCCCCTCCTAGTACTTGCTGGAGCAGGCAGCGGGAAAACAAGAGTGTTAACAACGAGAACGGCCTATATGATATGTGAAAGAAAAATTGATCCTAAATCGATTATGCTGGTAACTTTTACAGCAAAAGCAGCTGCTGAAATGAAAAAAAGACTAATCATGTATCCTCAAATGGGCCAAAAAAGTATTCAGCAAATTGTAACTGGCACTTTCCATAGCATTTTTTATCGAATTTTAGTCTTCCATAATCCAGAAAAATGGGCTTCTCACAAACTACTAAGCAAAGGCTGGCAGCGAGAGCAGCTAATCAAGCAAGTAGGCAGATCATTAAATATAGATGAAAAGGAATTTGCTATCGATCTTGCACTCCAACAAATTAGCTATTGGAAAAATTCGCTTATCCCTCCATTAAAGGTTAAGCCTGAATCAGCTTGGGAAGAGCGTGTTGCCCTATTATATGAACAATACGAACAACTTAAAGATAACGAAGGATACTTTGATTTCGATGATATGCTTGTAGGCTGTTATATACTATTTCAAAACGAGCCATCTGTTCTGAAAAAATACCAAGATCGCTTTCAATATTTATTAATTGATGAGTTTCAAGATATTAATAAAGTGCAGTACGAACTTATGAAAATGATATCAGCAAAATCGAGAAATATATGTGCTGTAGGTGATGATGATCAATCTATCTATGCATTTCGAGGCAGCGACCCGAAATACCTTCTAGATTTTGAAAAAGATTTTCCAGGTGCTAATATTATGAAGTTAAATCAAAACTATCGTTCGGCTCATGAAATTGTTTCAACAGCTAATCAAGTAATTGTACAAAATAAACTTCGGCACAGTAAGAAAATGAATGCTCAATTTTCAGGTGAAAAACTGCCAATCCTCTTTTATCCTTATGATGAGGAAGAAGAAGCAACCTCAATTGTAACTGACATTCAAGAAAAAATTGCACTTGGCTTTGAACCACAAAATTTTGCAATTCTTTTCAGGACAAATTCAGGAAGTCGTGCAGTATTCGAACGCTTAGCTAATTCAAGCCTCCCTTTTAAAATTGAACAGGATGCTGAGTCCTTTTATGACCGATTTATTGTAAAAAGTATGCTTTCTTTCTTACAATTATCCATCAATGAAGAGGACCAAAATGCGATTAAAAATATTCTCCCTGCCTTATTTGTTAAGCAGACGGCAATGAAGGATTTGATTGCTGAAAGTATTTTAAAGGACTGTTCTTTGCTTGAATGTTTGAAATACATTAAAACAGGATTTTCTTTTCAAGAGCAAAAATTAAGAAAGGTCATTCCAGTCATCCGATCCATATCAAAATTATCTCCTCAAACAGCCATTACGAACATAGAAAAAGAGCTTGGCTACCAGGACTTTATTAAAAAACGTGGTAATGAAGGAAATAAAATGGAAAGGGGTTCTGATGATCTAAAGGATCTTAAGGTGGCAGCAAAAAATTTCACAACGATCCAAGAGTTTTTAGACCATGTTGAACACATGAGAGCTATGAATAATGAAATAAAGCAAATGAGTAAAAAAAATCAACATGCGATTACATTAAGTACAATACATCGAGCTAAAGGACTCGAATATAAGGTTGTATATATTATTGGGGCTAATGAAGGAACCCTCCCCCATGAATATGCTTTAGAATCGTATCGTAACGGAGATTATTCTCCAATGGAAGAGGAACGGCGGCTTATGTATGTTGCGATGACAAGGGCTATGGAGTATTTATACATTTCAATCCCTGAAAAAAATCGCGGCAAAAAATCCAATCCTTCAAGATTTCTAACACCCATTACAAATATTCATAGGATTAAATAA
- a CDS encoding sporulation protein codes for MRIKHFLMTPILLLGLTGCGLGEDSKDSELALIKTTDPSPALLEKNTKENLDFVESVKHDIASMKELYDVAVVKGKKDTLVAYKVKHFYRFQMKKIEKKVNEMLEKKYPDENFTVSSDYKIFLEAVKLNEKMKDPNFSQEKANKELKKIIKLKQELT; via the coding sequence ATGAGGATAAAACATTTCTTGATGACTCCAATATTATTATTAGGATTAACTGGTTGTGGTCTTGGTGAAGATTCAAAGGATAGTGAGCTTGCTCTGATTAAAACAACGGATCCTAGTCCTGCCTTACTAGAAAAAAACACGAAAGAAAACCTTGATTTTGTGGAGAGCGTCAAACATGATATTGCGTCCATGAAGGAGCTATATGATGTAGCAGTTGTAAAAGGGAAAAAAGACACGCTAGTCGCTTACAAAGTAAAACATTTTTATCGATTTCAAATGAAAAAGATTGAGAAAAAAGTGAATGAAATGCTAGAGAAAAAATACCCAGATGAGAACTTTACCGTTTCCAGTGATTATAAAATTTTTCTCGAGGCAGTTAAGTTAAATGAAAAAATGAAGGATCCTAATTTTTCTCAAGAAAAAGCAAATAAAGAGTTAAAGAAAATAATAAAGCTAAAGCAAGAGTTGACATAA
- a CDS encoding DUF1850 domain-containing protein, giving the protein MIRYAIVVSPIPFIFTLLGGINVEKRKSVRKLIFLLFLIISSIAIIFFIPFRQALVFEFQDSGRPLAYIPFSKEETFKIKYTHSIHLSDVVESYKITEKGHIQQYELMYEDYSIGMPENASEGEIFEQKDGKYFLKNMNRIFPSFDLRVGKVRANHRVIFKNEEYQLSRYIEPGTWIRIKFKKINIFQQLKGVNILEST; this is encoded by the coding sequence GTGATACGATATGCAATCGTCGTTTCACCGATTCCCTTTATTTTTACACTTTTAGGCGGGATCAATGTGGAAAAAAGAAAGTCAGTCAGAAAACTTATCTTTCTGCTGTTCCTCATCATTTCATCCATTGCAATAATATTTTTCATTCCATTTAGGCAAGCACTAGTTTTTGAATTTCAGGATTCTGGAAGACCACTTGCCTATATCCCTTTTTCAAAGGAAGAGACATTTAAAATCAAATATACTCATTCTATTCATTTATCTGATGTGGTAGAAAGCTATAAGATAACAGAAAAAGGTCATATTCAGCAATATGAGCTAATGTATGAAGATTATTCGATCGGAATGCCAGAGAATGCTTCAGAAGGCGAGATTTTTGAACAAAAAGATGGAAAATATTTTTTGAAAAATATGAATCGTATTTTTCCTTCATTTGACCTTCGTGTCGGAAAAGTTAGAGCAAACCACAGAGTTATTTTTAAAAATGAAGAGTATCAGCTGTCTAGATATATTGAACCAGGAACATGGATCAGAATTAAATTCAAAAAAATCAATATTTTTCAGCAATTGAAAGGAGTGAACATCCTTGAGTCAACATGA
- a CDS encoding stage VI sporulation protein F: MDNNFFKNIEKKTGVNMKDVFDLASSLQNANFKDEKTVRSVIRRVSQIANREVSKETEDKIVESIVTEGKQLDFGTISQMINKK; this comes from the coding sequence ATGGATAATAATTTCTTCAAAAATATTGAAAAGAAAACAGGCGTTAATATGAAGGATGTTTTTGATTTAGCAAGCTCTTTACAGAATGCAAACTTTAAAGATGAAAAAACAGTTAGAAGTGTTATTCGGAGAGTATCACAAATTGCCAATCGCGAAGTATCAAAAGAAACAGAGGATAAAATTGTCGAGTCAATTGTCACTGAAGGCAAACAGCTTGATTTTGGAACGATTTCACAAATGATAAATAAAAAATAA
- a CDS encoding alpha/beta hydrolase produces MENTRGTIKDFTFSSKELGEDIELLVYLPATYTPLYKYSIIIAMDGKDYFQLGRIGRTADELLEKQEIENIIVVGVPYKNIEDRRRKYHPDGEQHQAFIRFLAHELVPYLDQEYPTYQMGMGRALLGDSLAATVSLMTAMQYPHTFGKVLLQSPMVDEKVMNAVEEFSQPHLLTIYHVIGKEETNVKTTLKVEKDFLTPNRELSKLFVDKKFPYFYDEFDGDHTWTHWQPDLKRALKKMFS; encoded by the coding sequence ATGGAAAACACTAGAGGAACAATTAAAGATTTTACATTTTCAAGCAAAGAATTAGGGGAGGATATCGAGCTTCTCGTCTACTTACCAGCGACATATACACCTTTATATAAATATTCCATCATCATTGCCATGGACGGAAAGGATTACTTTCAGTTAGGGAGAATTGGCCGTACTGCAGATGAATTATTAGAAAAACAAGAAATTGAAAATATTATAGTGGTTGGAGTTCCTTATAAAAACATTGAGGATCGCAGAAGAAAGTACCATCCGGATGGTGAGCAGCATCAAGCGTTCATCCGCTTCCTTGCGCATGAACTTGTACCATATTTAGATCAAGAATACCCTACTTATCAAATGGGAATGGGACGAGCATTATTAGGAGATTCTCTAGCTGCTACTGTATCATTAATGACTGCGATGCAGTATCCACATACTTTTGGAAAAGTTTTACTGCAATCACCAATGGTGGATGAAAAAGTAATGAATGCAGTTGAAGAATTTAGTCAGCCTCATCTATTAACTATTTATCATGTAATTGGCAAAGAAGAAACAAATGTTAAAACAACACTTAAAGTTGAAAAGGATTTTCTAACGCCAAATCGCGAGCTCTCGAAGTTGTTTGTTGATAAAAAATTCCCATATTTCTACGACGAATTCGATGGAGATCACACTTGGACTCATTGGCAGCCAGATCTTAAACGTGCATTGAAAAAAATGTTTTCTTAA
- the spoVAC gene encoding stage V sporulation protein AC → MGKDKKNLTPEQQKYQVLQQKHEIKRPILKNCIRAFWVGGLICTVGQAITYFYIYFFNFTEQTAGNPTVATMVFLSMLLTGFGIYDHLAQFGGAGTAVPVTGFGNAVISAAIEHRTEGFVLGVGGNMFKLAGSVILFGVFSAFVVALIKTILIQWGVL, encoded by the coding sequence ATGGGGAAGGATAAAAAGAATTTGACACCTGAGCAACAAAAATATCAAGTACTTCAACAGAAACATGAGATTAAAAGGCCCATTCTTAAAAACTGTATTAGAGCCTTTTGGGTTGGTGGCCTCATTTGTACGGTTGGACAAGCTATTACATATTTTTATATATACTTCTTTAATTTCACAGAACAAACTGCAGGGAACCCTACGGTAGCGACGATGGTATTTCTTTCAATGTTGTTAACAGGATTTGGAATATATGATCATTTAGCTCAATTTGGCGGAGCAGGTACAGCTGTACCTGTAACGGGCTTTGGAAATGCGGTAATTTCTGCAGCTATTGAGCATCGTACAGAAGGATTTGTACTAGGAGTAGGTGGGAATATGTTCAAACTCGCAGGTTCCGTCATCCTATTTGGTGTATTTTCAGCATTTGTGGTCGCTTTAATCAAAACAATCTTAATTCAATGGGGGGTTTTGTAA
- a CDS encoding YjcG family protein, which translates to MKLGIVIFPSKKIQDFANSYRKRYDPNYTLIPPHLTLKSAFKATEEEIKQLTATLDKISNHFQPFQIKSTKISSFKPVNNVIYLKIEESEELNGLQKEINEKISEEVLEYAFVPHITVGQKLSNDEHSDVYGSLSLNQFNYEDTVDRFHLLYQLDNGSWTVYETFRLGRD; encoded by the coding sequence ATGAAATTGGGTATTGTTATTTTCCCATCGAAAAAAATACAGGATTTTGCAAATTCGTATCGAAAACGGTATGATCCAAATTATACGTTAATTCCTCCACATCTAACATTAAAATCTGCATTCAAAGCAACTGAAGAAGAAATTAAACAGTTAACTGCAACATTAGACAAAATATCAAACCACTTCCAGCCTTTTCAAATAAAATCAACAAAAATCAGTTCATTCAAGCCTGTTAATAATGTAATTTATTTAAAAATTGAAGAATCGGAGGAATTGAACGGTCTTCAAAAAGAAATAAACGAGAAAATTTCAGAAGAAGTATTAGAATATGCATTTGTCCCTCATATTACAGTTGGACAAAAACTTTCAAATGATGAACACTCAGATGTATATGGTTCTTTAAGCTTAAATCAATTTAACTACGAAGACACAGTAGATCGGTTCCATCTACTCTATCAGCTTGATAATGGCTCATGGACCGTTTATGAAACATTTCGTCTAGGAAGGGATTAA
- the spoVAD gene encoding stage V sporulation protein AD — MLKGKQSWVFQNRPVIAATGVSGGPFEANGRLAEDFDILHDDLWMGQDSYEKAHRILIEEACQIALKKENILEEDIHFFIAGDLINQITPTSLSARTNQIPYFGIFGACSTSMEGLALASFIINNQGAKYILTGASSHNAAVEKQFRYPTEYGGQKPPTAQWTITGAGVAIIKENVGSRNLPVTTSATIGKVVDMGLTDPFNMGGAMAPAAADTITAHFKDMQVDPSYYDLIVTGDLGEIGHNTTYELLTNAGLQIDKGKFQDCGLMIFKEDQPVNAGGSGAGCSSTVLYGHLLNQMKQGAYKRILVVATGALLSPLTFQQNETIPCIAHAVSIEMNN, encoded by the coding sequence ATGCTAAAAGGAAAGCAATCCTGGGTATTTCAAAATCGCCCTGTAATCGCTGCAACTGGAGTTTCTGGAGGTCCTTTTGAGGCAAATGGCAGGCTTGCTGAGGATTTTGATATTCTTCACGATGATCTATGGATGGGACAGGATTCCTATGAGAAGGCACATCGAATATTAATAGAAGAAGCTTGTCAAATTGCATTAAAAAAAGAAAATATTTTGGAGGAGGATATTCATTTTTTTATAGCAGGGGACTTAATTAATCAAATTACCCCAACAAGCCTTAGTGCAAGAACAAATCAGATTCCATACTTTGGAATTTTCGGGGCTTGTTCTACTTCAATGGAGGGACTTGCCCTTGCATCTTTCATTATTAATAATCAAGGGGCAAAATATATTCTTACAGGTGCATCAAGCCACAATGCAGCAGTTGAAAAGCAGTTTAGATATCCAACTGAGTATGGGGGACAGAAGCCGCCGACTGCCCAATGGACGATTACAGGTGCAGGTGTTGCAATCATTAAAGAAAATGTAGGAAGCCGAAATTTACCTGTTACAACTTCAGCGACTATTGGTAAGGTTGTAGATATGGGGTTAACAGATCCATTTAATATGGGAGGGGCCATGGCCCCAGCTGCGGCTGATACGATTACCGCTCATTTTAAAGATATGCAAGTAGATCCTTCTTATTATGATCTCATTGTCACAGGAGATTTAGGTGAAATTGGTCATAATACAACATATGAATTATTAACAAACGCTGGACTTCAAATTGATAAGGGAAAATTTCAAGATTGTGGATTAATGATCTTTAAAGAGGATCAGCCCGTAAATGCGGGTGGGAGCGGAGCTGGGTGCTCCTCAACTGTATTATATGGACATTTATTGAATCAAATGAAGCAAGGAGCTTACAAAAGAATACTTGTCGTAGCAACTGGTGCCCTTTTGTCACCGCTTACCTTTCAGCAAAACGAAACGATTCCATGTATTGCTCATGCTGTATCCATTGAAATGAATAACTAA
- a CDS encoding GNAT family N-acetyltransferase — MIVKIVSNEHELQDAFSIRKIVFIDEQQVPEEEEIDQYEGSSFHFVAYEGVTPIGAGRFRSIEGIGKVERICVLKEHRKSGAGKAIMEEIENFAKKEGFHKLKLNAQTHAIPFYSGLSYEIVSEEFLDAGIPHRTMQKRV, encoded by the coding sequence ATGATTGTAAAAATCGTATCAAATGAGCATGAACTTCAAGATGCTTTTTCTATCCGAAAAATCGTATTTATAGATGAACAACAAGTTCCAGAGGAAGAAGAAATTGACCAGTATGAAGGTTCTTCTTTTCACTTTGTTGCCTATGAAGGTGTCACGCCGATTGGAGCTGGAAGATTCCGATCTATTGAAGGCATTGGAAAAGTAGAAAGAATTTGTGTCTTGAAGGAACACCGAAAATCCGGTGCCGGAAAAGCTATTATGGAAGAAATTGAAAATTTCGCTAAAAAAGAAGGATTTCATAAATTAAAACTGAACGCTCAGACACACGCAATTCCGTTTTATAGTGGATTAAGTTACGAAATTGTTTCTGAAGAGTTTTTAGATGCTGGAATTCCTCACAGAACTATGCAAAAAAGGGTATAA
- a CDS encoding TAXI family TRAP transporter solute-binding subunit: MKKKSFLLATVLLLALSMILAACGGGSKEVDGEKTDGGKSGDSTAEKPEYISILTGGTGGTYFPLGGSFADIVTDETGIKANAETSGASAENMTTLKAGDAEIAFTQTDIASYAKDGKLMFEGESIDNVSAIGTLYPETIQIVTTAKSGIKSVEDLKGKKVSVGAPGSGTAANAEQILEVHGITFDDIKKQDLSFDESTAGIQDGTIDAAFVTAGTPTGAVEGLSATEDVVIVPIAQDKIDALVEKYPYYAKEEIPAGTYKLADPVLTVAVQAMLVASNDLSDEVVYEITKAIFENLDKVTHAKGKLIKVENALTGVGIDVHPGAQKYFDEKGVKAQ; this comes from the coding sequence ATGAAAAAGAAGAGTTTTCTTCTTGCGACAGTATTACTGTTAGCGCTTTCTATGATTCTAGCTGCTTGTGGCGGTGGTTCAAAGGAAGTAGACGGAGAAAAAACAGATGGCGGTAAGAGTGGAGATTCTACTGCTGAAAAACCAGAATACATTAGCATCTTAACAGGTGGAACTGGCGGAACATACTTCCCGCTTGGCGGATCATTTGCCGATATCGTTACTGATGAAACAGGTATAAAGGCAAATGCTGAAACTTCAGGTGCATCAGCAGAGAATATGACCACTTTAAAAGCTGGAGATGCTGAAATTGCATTTACTCAAACGGATATTGCTTCCTATGCAAAAGATGGAAAACTAATGTTTGAAGGTGAATCCATTGATAATGTAAGTGCAATTGGTACACTTTATCCTGAAACAATCCAAATTGTAACGACTGCTAAATCAGGTATTAAATCTGTAGAGGATTTAAAAGGCAAAAAGGTATCTGTTGGTGCACCAGGCTCTGGGACAGCTGCAAATGCTGAGCAAATTCTTGAAGTACACGGAATCACTTTCGATGATATTAAGAAGCAGGACCTTTCATTTGATGAGTCAACTGCAGGAATTCAAGATGGAACAATCGATGCTGCATTCGTAACAGCTGGAACTCCTACTGGTGCTGTTGAAGGACTTTCTGCAACTGAAGATGTAGTCATCGTTCCAATCGCTCAAGATAAAATCGATGCACTAGTTGAAAAATATCCATACTATGCAAAAGAAGAAATTCCAGCTGGAACATACAAGCTAGCTGATCCTGTTTTAACAGTAGCTGTTCAAGCAATGCTTGTTGCTAGCAATGATTTATCAGACGAAGTAGTTTATGAAATTACAAAAGCTATTTTCGAAAATTTAGATAAAGTTACTCATGCTAAAGGGAAATTAATTAAGGTAGAAAATGCTTTAACTGGTGTTGGAATTGATGTACACCCTGGTGCGCAAAAATATTTCGATGAAAAAGGCGTTAAAGCTCAATAA
- the spoVAE gene encoding stage V sporulation protein AE — MLPMFIWAFIVGGLICVFGQLLFDVAKLTPGHTLSLLVVIGAVLDGFGLYEPLIDFAGAGATIPITSFGNSLVHGALQEAEQHGIVGVLTGMFEVTSSGISAAIIFGFIGALLFRPKG, encoded by the coding sequence ATGCTGCCAATGTTTATATGGGCATTTATTGTTGGGGGTCTCATTTGTGTATTTGGTCAATTATTGTTTGATGTTGCGAAATTAACACCAGGACACACCTTAAGCCTACTAGTTGTTATTGGTGCAGTATTAGACGGCTTTGGACTTTATGAGCCCTTAATAGATTTTGCTGGGGCAGGGGCTACGATTCCGATTACAAGTTTTGGTAACTCTCTTGTTCATGGGGCGTTGCAAGAAGCGGAGCAGCATGGGATTGTAGGTGTACTAACTGGAATGTTTGAAGTTACAAGCTCTGGAATATCAGCTGCAATCATTTTTGGTTTTATTGGTGCATTGCTTTTTAGACCAAAAGGATAA